A part of Colius striatus isolate bColStr4 chromosome 13, bColStr4.1.hap1, whole genome shotgun sequence genomic DNA contains:
- the SLITRK4 gene encoding SLIT and NTRK-like protein 4 encodes MRRSPPGYRSAGLRLAPRLGAQRSRGCRPGRAPGRPPARRGHGAAGGETSRGERRSAAEGGRGDPGRRDSLSLFRSLRLLADHKKMFLWLFLLLSSPVSSTTADADISVEICNVCSCVSVENVLYVNCEKVAVYRPNQLKPPWSNFYHLNFQNNLLIILYPNSFLNFTHAVSLQLGNNKLQNIEGGAFMGLSALKQLHLNNNELKILRADTFLGIENLEYLQADYNLIKFIERGAFNKLHKLKVLILNDNLISFLPDNIFRFASLTHLDIRGNRIQKLPYIGVLEHIGRIVELQLEDNPWNCTCDLLPLKAWLENMPYNIYIGEAICETPSDLYGRLLKETNKQELCSMGTGSDFDVRILPPSQLEPGYSTPNGHTTQTSLHRLVTKPPKTTNPSKISGIVAGKAFSNRNLSQIVSYQTRVPPLTPCPIPCVCKTHPSDLGLSVNCQERNIESMAELVPKPFNAKKLHVNGNYIKDVDTTDFFEFEGLDLLHLGSNRISVIRGEVFRNLTNLRRLYLNGNQIERLSPEMFAGLHNLQYLYLEYNVIKEILAGTFDLMPNLQLLYLNNNLLRSLPAYIFAGAPLARLNLRNNHFMYLPVSGVLDQLKSLTQIDLEGNPWDCTCDLVALKLWLEKLNEGIVVKELKCETPVQFANIELKSLKNEILCPKLLNKPSSLFTSPVPAVTFTTPPGPVRSPPGGPVPLSILILSILVVLILTVFVAFCLLVFVLRRNKKPTVKHEGMGNQECSSMQLQLRKHDHKSNKKDGLGAEAFIPQTIEQMSKSHTCGLKESETGFTFADPPGQKVILRNINDKEKDLLHVDTRKRLSTIDELDELFPGRDSNVFIQNFLESKKEYNSIGVSGFEIRYPEKLQDKKSKKSLIGGNHSKIVVEQRKSEYFELKAKLQGSPDYLQVLEEQTALNKI; translated from the exons ATGCGGCGGAGCCCTCCGGGGTACCGCAGCGCCGGGCTTCGGCTCGCTCCGCGTCTCGGCGCTCAGCGCAGCCGGGGGTGCCGGCCCGGGCGGGCTCCCGGCCGCCCCCCCGCTCGGCGCGGGCACGGAGCTGCCGGAGGGGAGACCTCGCGGGGAGAACGGCGGAGTGCAGCGGAGGGGGGCCGCGGCGACCCCGGCCGCAGAG attcTTTATCTTTGTTCAGGAGCCTAAGGTTGCTTGCTGATCACAAGAAGATGTTTCTGTGgctctttctgcttctgtcaTCTCCAGTTTCTTCTACAACTGCAGATGCTGATATATCTGTGGAAATCTGCAATGTTTGCTCCTGTGTGTCAGTTGAGAATGTACTGTATGTCAACTGTGAGAAGGTTGCAGTCTACAGACCAAATCAGCTTAAGCCACCATGGTCTAATTTTTACCACCTCAACTTTCAAAACAACCTGCTAATTATTCTCTACCCAAATTCCTTTCTTAATTTTACTCATGCGGTGTCCTTGCAACTGGGTAATAACAAGTTACAGAACATTGAGGGAGGGGCCTTTATGGGTCTTAGTGCATTAAAACAGTTGCACTTAAACAACAATGAATTAAAGATCCTCCGAGCTGACACTTTCCTTGGCATAGAGAACTTGGAATATCTCCAAGCTGACTACAATTTAATCAAGTTTATTGAACGAGGAGCCTTCAATAAGCTTCACAAGTTGAAAGTCCTGATCCTTAATGACAACCTGATTTCATTTCTTCCTGATAATATTTTTCGATTTGCTTCTCTAACCCACCTGGATATACGAGGGAATCGAATACAGAAGCTTCCATACATTGGAGTTCTGGAACACATTGGGCGAATTGTTGAATTGCAGCTGGAAGACAACCCCTGGAATTGTACTTGTGATTTGTTGCCTTTGAAAGCGTGGCTGGAGAACATGCCCTATAACATCTACATTGGAGAAGCTATCTGTGAAACACCCAGTGACTTGTATGGACGGCTGCTGAAAGAAACCAACAAGCAAGAGCTGTGCTCCATGGGGACAGGGAGCGATTTCGACGTGCGCATCCTGCCTCCCTCGCAGTTGGAGCCGGGTTACAGCACACCAAACGGCCACACCACCCAGACGTCGCTGCACAGATTAGTCACAAAGCCGCCAAAGACTACAAACCCTTCCAAGATCTCGGGGATAGTAGCAGGCAAAGCATTCTCTAATCGCAACCTTAGTCAAATTGTATCTTACCAGACCAGGGTGCCTCCTTTAACTCCTTGTCCCATCCCCTGTGTTTGCAAAACGCATCCTTCAGACTTGGGATTAAGTGTAAATTGCCAAGAAAGAAACATAGAGTCCATGGCCGAACTCGTCCCAAAACCTTTCAATGCCAAGAAACTGCATGTAAATGGCAATTATATTAAGGATGTGGACACTACGGATTTCTTCGAGTTCGAGGGGCTGGATTTGCTCCATTTAGGCAGCAATCGGATTTCAGTGATCAGAGGAGAAGTTTTCCGCAACCTTACAAACCTACGGAGGTTGTATCTCAATGGCAATCAGATCGAGCGTCTGAGCCCAGAAATGTTTGCTGGCCTCCACAACTTGCAATATCTATATTTGGAATACAATGTTATCAAAGAAATCCTCGCAGGCACCTTTGACTTAATGCCGAACTTACAGTTGCTCTACCTGAACAACAATCTTCTCCGAAGCTTGCCAGCCTACATTTTTGCTGGTGCGCCGCTTGCTAGACTGAACCTGAGGAACAATCATTTCATGTATTTACCTGTAAGTGGCGTTCTTGATCAGCTAAAATCTCTTACACAGATTGATTTGGAAGGTAACCCATGGGACTGCACTTGTGATTTAGTTGCTTTAAAACTCTGGCTCGAAAAGCTAAATGAAGGTATTGTGGTGAAGGAATTGAAATGTGAAACGCCTGTACAGTTTGCTAACATTGAACTTAAGTCTCTGAAAAATGAGATCCTCTGTCCTAAACTTTTAAACAAGCCATCTTCTCTGTTCACTAGTCCTGTGCCTGCTGTTACTTTTACAACACCACCAGGACCAGTTCGGAGTCCTCCTGGTGGCCCCGTTCCGTTGTCCATCCTAATCTTAAGCATATTAGTTGTGCTTATTTTAACGgtgtttgttgctttttgtcTCCTTGTTTTTGTGCTTCGGCGCAACAAAAAACCAACCGTAAAGCACGAAGGGATGGGAAATCAAGAGTGCAGCTCtatgcagctgcagctgagaaagcACGATCACAAGTCAAACAAAAAAGATGGACTAGGTGCAGAGGCCTTCATTCCTCAAACCATTGAGCAGATGAGCAAAAGTCATACCTGTGGCTTAAAAGAGTCTGAGACGGGCTTCACGTTTGCTGACCCACCAGGGCAAAAAGTCATTCTGAGAAATATCAATGACAAGGAGAAAGATTTATTGCATGTGGATACCAGAAAAAGACTTAGCACAATCGATGAACTGGATGAGTTATTCCCCGGCAGGGATTCCAATGTATTTATTCAAAATTTTcttgaaagtaaaaaagaataCAACAGCATAGGGGTCAGTGGCTTTGAAATACGTTACCCAGAGAAACTACAAGACAAAAAATCCAAGAAATCTCTAATAGGTGGTAATCATAGTAAAATTGTAGtagaacaaagaaaaagtgaatATTTTGAACTAAAAGCTAAACTTCAAGGTTCACCTGACTACTTACAAGTCCTTGAAGAACAAACAGCTTTGAATAAAATATAG